A region of Flavobacterium album DNA encodes the following proteins:
- the trhA gene encoding PAQR family membrane homeostasis protein TrhA: MRRNPAFPYLCKKDFAMPKKNRKSEEFWNVVTHGTGAVLSVAAFIALVTYAAFNGSAMHIAAAIVFGTSLMLLYSASTIYHYVATLRWKRFFQRIDHLCIYVLIAGTYTPIALLGLKGAWGWTIFGIIWAFAIAGFIFKFSPLRRSEKLSLSLYALMGWLIIIAIKPLIENLSAGALFYLLGGGLCYTFGIYFYAKEKIPYNHTIWHIFVLGGSTLHFFGIFLYLIP; this comes from the coding sequence ATGAGAAGAAATCCTGCCTTTCCGTACCTTTGCAAGAAAGATTTTGCCATGCCGAAGAAGAACAGGAAAAGCGAAGAATTCTGGAATGTTGTAACCCATGGTACGGGGGCCGTGCTTTCGGTTGCCGCCTTTATTGCCCTGGTTACTTATGCTGCTTTTAACGGCAGTGCGATGCACATTGCGGCCGCGATTGTTTTCGGCACAAGCCTCATGCTGCTTTACTCTGCCTCTACCATCTACCACTACGTTGCTACCTTGCGCTGGAAACGCTTTTTCCAACGGATAGACCACCTGTGCATTTATGTGCTTATAGCAGGGACGTATACCCCTATCGCGCTGCTTGGGCTTAAAGGCGCCTGGGGATGGACGATATTCGGTATAATATGGGCGTTTGCCATAGCAGGGTTCATCTTTAAATTCTCGCCGCTGCGCAGGTCGGAAAAACTGTCGCTATCGCTGTATGCGCTTATGGGATGGCTTATCATTATCGCCATAAAGCCGCTTATAGAGAATCTTTCTGCAGGTGCACTGTTCTATCTTTTAGGCGGTGGATTGTGCTATACATTCGGCATTTATTTTTACGCAAAAGAAAAAATACCTTACAACCATACCATCTGGCACATTTTTGTACTTGGAGGCAGCACGCTGCATTTCTTTGGCATCTTTTTATATCTTATACCCTAA
- a CDS encoding pyridoxamine 5'-phosphate oxidase family protein, whose product MDSINQNQPEDNFKDLAGPEGLEKIKELAKKAGSCFFCTKIVSGQAFSTRPMSAEKIDDNGNFWFLSANDSHKNAEIAADPAVQMLFQGSSYSDFLTLYGKATISTDKEKIKELWDPTMKTWFTEGIDDPRITVIKFTPSDGYYWDTKHAIFVAFAKRIVGSIIGQTLDDSIEGNVTP is encoded by the coding sequence ATGGATTCAATAAACCAAAACCAGCCGGAAGATAATTTTAAGGACCTTGCGGGACCTGAAGGCCTGGAAAAGATCAAAGAGCTCGCCAAAAAAGCAGGCTCATGCTTTTTCTGTACAAAGATCGTGAGCGGCCAGGCATTCTCTACAAGGCCGATGTCAGCCGAGAAAATTGATGATAACGGGAACTTCTGGTTCCTGAGTGCCAACGACAGCCACAAAAATGCGGAGATCGCTGCCGACCCTGCTGTACAAATGCTGTTTCAGGGATCATCCTACAGCGATTTCCTGACACTCTATGGAAAGGCAACCATTAGCACTGATAAAGAAAAGATCAAAGAGCTGTGGGACCCGACCATGAAAACGTGGTTCACCGAGGGCATAGATGACCCAAGGATCACCGTTATAAAATTCACGCCTTCCGATGGCTATTACTGGGATACCAAACACGCCATCTTTGTTGCCTTTGCCAAAAGGATTGTAGGTTCCATAATTGGGCAAACCCTCGACGATTCGATTGAAGGAAACGTTACACCATAA
- a CDS encoding cupin-like domain-containing protein gives MPFDYIQIERVEKLTKKEFIENYYKPQKPVVITNQIEDWPAFTKWNFDFLREVAGDKTVPLYDNRKTDYTKKVNEPDFTMSMSEYIDILEKGPTHLRIFLYNLMKDVPSMKQDMRWPKLGLRLIKSLPLVFFGGQGAKVFMHYDIDFPNIFHIHFAGEKQCVLVDPKETKYMYRLPYSWICNEDIDFDNPDFEKFPALKMVKPYITNLKHGEMLYMPEGWWHYMKYLTPGFSLSLRSLAGRPGNLMKGLANVTFNRLYDNWMRKRKGQAWLDYKDEESIRRTNAELEKR, from the coding sequence ATGCCATTTGACTATATACAAATCGAAAGGGTTGAAAAACTCACAAAGAAAGAATTTATAGAGAACTACTATAAACCTCAAAAACCGGTGGTAATTACCAACCAAATCGAGGACTGGCCTGCGTTTACCAAATGGAATTTTGATTTTCTTCGTGAAGTGGCCGGCGACAAGACAGTGCCGCTATATGACAACCGGAAGACCGACTATACCAAGAAGGTGAACGAGCCCGATTTTACCATGAGCATGTCGGAATACATAGACATACTGGAAAAAGGCCCAACACACCTGCGTATTTTCCTTTATAACCTGATGAAGGATGTGCCTTCGATGAAACAGGATATGAGATGGCCTAAGCTTGGGCTGCGACTGATAAAAAGCCTGCCGCTCGTGTTCTTCGGCGGGCAGGGCGCCAAGGTGTTCATGCATTATGACATTGACTTCCCGAATATATTCCATATTCATTTTGCCGGCGAAAAGCAATGTGTGCTGGTCGACCCAAAAGAGACCAAGTACATGTACCGCCTGCCATATTCCTGGATATGCAACGAGGATATCGATTTTGACAATCCCGACTTCGAAAAGTTCCCTGCACTAAAAATGGTAAAACCGTATATCACGAACCTTAAGCATGGCGAAATGCTCTACATGCCCGAAGGATGGTGGCACTACATGAAATACCTTACGCCGGGGTTCTCTTTAAGCCTTCGCTCACTGGCAGGAAGGCCGGGCAACCTGATGAAAGGGCTGGCCAACGTAACCTTCAACCGCCTTTATGACAACTGGATGCGTAAGCGCAAAGGGCAGGCGTGGCTGGATTATAAGGATGAGGAGTCAATCCGCAGAACAAATGCGGAGCTGGAGAAAAGATAG
- a CDS encoding helix-turn-helix transcriptional regulator — protein MSDIVRSCFFILCFLWIPAAGLCQAGTKNDALLRELELQAKKYEGDTTSKGKAAIMEAYKQLLDDAEDTNDHRNVAAAALAAGISMYEARNTDEARTFFNESIKHEKDSRHKDSHIHSARARRFLGDVFLLTNDYKKALSLYLEGLDISIKHKLKGEESALLNNLSVLYIKMYDPKNLPNTKKGMEYASKAIAILKENPSSDTDALRSLAVAYNNYGDLSNNYGKDSRQRSYQEKAVNAYENALALFDKIGMKGQKCGVYGNIAYAYKDLGNRQKYYTNLLNAYNVMQTERVSLYEQEGIHYALGEYYHEENDGKQSLYHLKEAEKLLAADPAKDYQIMVLLKGLGQKIYAARGDFKQAYAYPADFQKLNDSLLNAETLRKFEEIEVKYQSERKGRQLKEAALSLENAHLMRNAVIVVAVLLALSLFLFYRFYTAKNRALLFKKEAADMALQKAGLEIQANKEMLDRYTQSLVEKSHLIDDLEKQLTESGKADDTALSKLSNSRILTREDWAEYKRLFDKVYPGFFIKMRQKYPDITDADERILAFSKLNISLKEAADLLGISYDSMKNSRYRLRKKMGIDNETGFRDITENI, from the coding sequence ATGAGCGATATTGTAAGGTCCTGTTTTTTTATTCTTTGCTTTCTCTGGATTCCTGCTGCGGGCTTATGCCAGGCCGGTACCAAAAATGATGCTTTGCTGCGCGAACTGGAACTGCAGGCTAAAAAATATGAGGGGGACACAACAAGCAAAGGAAAGGCCGCGATCATGGAGGCATATAAACAGCTGCTTGACGATGCCGAAGATACAAATGATCACCGCAACGTTGCCGCCGCAGCGCTGGCTGCCGGCATATCTATGTATGAGGCCCGGAATACCGATGAAGCACGCACCTTCTTTAACGAATCAATTAAGCATGAAAAAGATTCGCGCCACAAGGACAGCCACATCCACAGCGCCCGTGCAAGGCGTTTTCTGGGGGATGTATTCCTTCTTACCAATGATTATAAAAAAGCCCTGTCGCTTTACCTCGAAGGCCTCGACATAAGTATAAAGCATAAGCTTAAAGGAGAGGAATCGGCACTGCTCAATAACCTGTCGGTGCTTTATATTAAGATGTATGATCCAAAAAACCTGCCCAATACAAAAAAAGGCATGGAGTATGCCTCTAAAGCCATCGCAATATTAAAAGAAAACCCGTCTTCCGATACTGATGCATTACGATCGCTGGCTGTGGCCTATAATAATTATGGCGACCTGTCCAACAATTATGGTAAGGACAGCAGGCAGCGCAGCTATCAGGAAAAAGCCGTGAACGCTTATGAGAATGCGTTGGCGCTGTTTGATAAGATCGGCATGAAGGGACAAAAATGCGGTGTGTACGGCAATATAGCCTATGCATACAAGGACCTGGGCAACAGGCAAAAGTATTACACAAACCTTTTGAATGCCTATAATGTGATGCAAACCGAAAGGGTATCGCTTTATGAGCAGGAAGGTATCCATTATGCGCTGGGAGAATATTATCATGAGGAAAACGACGGGAAACAAAGCCTTTACCACCTGAAAGAGGCCGAGAAGCTCCTCGCGGCCGACCCTGCCAAGGATTACCAGATCATGGTATTGCTGAAAGGCCTGGGCCAGAAAATTTATGCGGCACGCGGCGATTTTAAACAGGCTTATGCTTACCCGGCAGATTTCCAGAAGCTAAACGACAGCCTGCTGAATGCCGAGACGCTGCGAAAGTTTGAGGAGATAGAGGTAAAATACCAGAGCGAGCGCAAGGGACGCCAGCTTAAGGAAGCGGCGCTTTCGCTGGAAAATGCCCACCTGATGCGCAATGCCGTAATTGTGGTGGCGGTATTGCTCGCGCTGTCCCTGTTCCTGTTTTACCGTTTTTATACGGCAAAAAACAGGGCGCTGCTTTTTAAGAAAGAAGCTGCCGATATGGCGCTGCAAAAAGCCGGGCTTGAAATACAGGCCAACAAGGAAATGCTTGACCGGTACACACAAAGCTTAGTCGAAAAAAGCCACCTCATCGATGACCTGGAGAAACAGTTAACCGAATCGGGAAAAGCAGACGATACCGCGCTTAGCAAGCTGTCCAACAGCAGGATACTCACCCGAGAGGATTGGGCCGAATACAAAAGGCTGTTTGATAAGGTGTATCCCGGATTTTTTATAAAGATGCGCCAGAAATATCCCGACATTACCGATGCCGATGAGCGCATACTCGCGTTCAGCAAGCTTAATATCAGCCTTAAAGAAGCCGCCGACCTGCTTGGCATTTCTTACGACTCCATGAAGAACAGCCGCTACCGCCTCCGCAAGAAAATGGGTATCGACAATGAAACAGGCTTCAGGGATATTACGGAGAATATTTAG
- a CDS encoding Na+/H+ antiporter, producing the protein MENTGIIVMMLFGMVFLGILSNKYKFPFPIVLVLCGIVISVVPGLPAITLSPEVVFIIFLPPLLYYAAWNTSWHDFKGAIRPISLAAIGLVFFTTFAVAVAAHELIEGLSWPLAFLIGAIVSPPDAVAATSITKGLGLSPRVITILEGESLVNDASGLVAYKYALTAITAGNFIIWEASVNFFVMIIAGIAIGLALGYIMYLVHKKFVCDPIVEVTLTFLTPFAAYLLAEHFHFSGVLAVVSTGLYLSFRSGQILTHQSRIMASTVWDVSVYILNGLIFILIGLQLRQIMDGIDGYSTGELILWGAAVSFVVVVVRFIWVVPAAMLPRMLSKKIKKNEPFDPRNLVVFGWGGMRGVVSMAAALALPLALPDGSPFPHRSLIIYLTFCVILSTLVGLGLTLPWIIKKMKIQPYSIFAEEYEVRNLVVSQTIAHIEENLSLLQDELLHNIKSKYEVKFNRLQKTELPANFFGKGETLPTNIFNEFTQLQIDLINVERQKIEQLHRKGGTSEEVLRKIERELDLEETRLSMDMYDG; encoded by the coding sequence ATGGAAAACACAGGTATAATTGTAATGATGCTGTTCGGGATGGTGTTCCTGGGCATCCTCAGCAATAAGTATAAATTCCCCTTCCCTATAGTGCTGGTGCTCTGCGGGATCGTCATAAGCGTTGTGCCCGGGCTGCCGGCAATTACCCTTAGCCCGGAAGTAGTCTTTATCATCTTTTTGCCGCCTCTGTTGTATTATGCCGCCTGGAATACCAGCTGGCATGATTTTAAAGGCGCTATCAGGCCAATAAGCCTGGCTGCGATCGGGCTCGTTTTTTTTACAACCTTCGCCGTAGCTGTGGCTGCCCATGAGCTTATTGAAGGTCTCAGCTGGCCTTTGGCATTCCTTATCGGAGCCATCGTTTCGCCTCCCGATGCCGTTGCAGCAACATCTATTACCAAAGGCTTGGGGCTAAGTCCCCGCGTTATTACGATCCTTGAAGGCGAAAGCCTGGTAAACGATGCCAGCGGCCTTGTAGCCTACAAATATGCGCTTACCGCTATTACGGCGGGCAATTTCATCATTTGGGAAGCCAGTGTCAACTTTTTTGTGATGATCATCGCCGGAATAGCCATCGGGCTTGCTCTGGGTTATATCATGTACCTTGTCCACAAAAAATTCGTCTGCGACCCGATCGTTGAGGTTACCCTCACGTTCCTTACACCGTTTGCGGCCTACCTTCTTGCAGAGCATTTCCATTTTTCGGGCGTGCTTGCTGTGGTCAGTACGGGGCTGTACTTATCCTTCCGGTCAGGGCAGATTCTCACGCACCAGAGCCGCATCATGGCCAGTACAGTATGGGATGTATCGGTATATATACTCAACGGGCTTATTTTTATCCTTATCGGACTCCAGCTGCGCCAGATCATGGACGGAATAGACGGTTATTCTACAGGGGAGCTCATCTTGTGGGGAGCTGCAGTGAGTTTTGTAGTCGTGGTGGTGCGGTTTATCTGGGTTGTTCCCGCTGCCATGCTACCGCGCATGCTGAGCAAAAAAATAAAGAAGAACGAACCCTTCGACCCCCGCAACCTTGTGGTATTCGGTTGGGGAGGCATGCGCGGCGTGGTATCTATGGCCGCTGCGCTTGCCTTACCGCTTGCACTGCCCGACGGATCACCGTTCCCGCACCGCAGCCTCATCATCTACCTCACGTTCTGTGTAATATTATCCACGCTGGTTGGGCTTGGGCTTACGCTGCCCTGGATCATAAAAAAAATGAAGATCCAACCCTACTCCATTTTTGCAGAGGAATACGAGGTGCGCAACCTTGTGGTATCGCAAACCATTGCCCATATCGAAGAGAACCTGTCGCTGTTGCAGGACGAGTTGCTGCACAACATTAAAAGCAAGTATGAAGTAAAGTTCAACCGACTGCAAAAAACAGAGCTGCCTGCGAATTTCTTTGGAAAGGGCGAAACGCTGCCCACCAATATCTTTAATGAATTTACCCAATTGCAGATCGACCTTATCAATGTTGAACGTCAAAAGATTGAGCAGCTGCACCGCAAAGGGGGCACCAGTGAAGAAGTGCTCCGCAAGATAGAGCGTGAGCTCGACCTGGAGGAAACCCGCCTGAGTATGGATATGTACGATGGGTAG
- a CDS encoding PAS domain-containing protein — protein MEKSPEKINLNFMSGGGEAGALVRSFDWSKTSLGTPETWPSSLRTSLGILLHSALPMVLFWGEDYICFYNDAFRPSLGIDGKHPGIGKKGKELWADVWDFAGPLFEQVLTTGEPVWFDDQLVPFYRNGRMENIYWNSSYSPIYDDDGNINGVFVACNETTEKVQTAKKLTESEKHFETLIREAAVGIIILTGDDHIIEMVNDAYLNLTGQYQEQMTGKPLFEVMPDADPYFRDIMDNVRSSGKPYYLNNYKYTLVVDGIEKDVFLNIIYQPFTNADGEIGGVMVLCHDVTQNLIAQKRMEESEQRLLSVVESAPFPIGVYAGREMRIVMANRSIMEVWGKGNDIIGKTYAEVLPELEGTGIYGQLDGVYTTGIPFHARNQRVDLVVDGRLQPFFFNYSFTPLYNADGTIYGVMNTAAEVTDLNLAKQKVEQSERNFRNIILQSPVAMCLMLGPEHIVEIANEAMIDLWGKAPEEVLYKPIFEGLPDVRDQGLEQLLDEVFATGKTFNANEMPVSLIRFGKTETVYQNFVYEPYRDADGSILGILAITVDVSAQVLARHEIEDIVTQRTRELEIANNDLRRSNGELAQFAYIASHDLQEPLRKISTFAQMIESRSGNNLDSQSRNYFDKIKNSANRMQTLIRDVLTYSELVKDSEIFTPTDLNEVLKDVITDFELLIEQKGALITFEDLPVIEAIPLQMSQLFGNLISNSLKFARTDIQPTINISATVMTAAEKAKNDFQQEVYYKITFRDNGIGFREEYADKIFNIFQRLHGKSEYEGTGIGLAMCRKIAVNHNGGLNAHGSSENGAVFNLLIPEKHISKPL, from the coding sequence ATGGAAAAATCCCCTGAAAAAATAAACCTGAATTTCATGTCCGGCGGAGGCGAAGCGGGAGCGCTCGTACGCTCTTTCGACTGGTCGAAAACATCTCTTGGCACACCTGAAACCTGGCCTTCGAGCCTTCGTACATCGCTCGGTATACTGCTCCATTCGGCTCTGCCTATGGTACTTTTCTGGGGAGAGGACTATATCTGCTTTTATAACGATGCCTTCAGGCCAAGCCTTGGTATTGACGGGAAGCACCCGGGCATCGGTAAAAAAGGGAAGGAGCTGTGGGCCGATGTATGGGATTTTGCGGGTCCGCTTTTCGAACAGGTACTTACTACGGGGGAGCCTGTTTGGTTTGATGACCAGCTGGTGCCTTTTTACAGGAACGGGCGGATGGAAAACATCTACTGGAATTCCAGCTACAGCCCGATATACGATGACGATGGTAATATAAACGGCGTTTTTGTGGCCTGCAATGAAACAACCGAGAAGGTACAAACCGCAAAAAAACTCACCGAATCCGAAAAGCATTTTGAAACGCTCATCCGTGAGGCTGCCGTTGGCATTATCATTCTTACCGGAGATGACCATATCATTGAAATGGTGAATGATGCCTACCTGAACCTTACAGGGCAATATCAGGAACAAATGACAGGGAAGCCCCTGTTTGAAGTTATGCCCGATGCCGATCCTTATTTCAGGGATATAATGGACAATGTGAGGTCGTCCGGGAAACCGTATTACCTTAACAATTACAAGTATACTTTGGTAGTCGACGGCATTGAAAAAGACGTATTTCTGAATATCATCTACCAGCCGTTTACGAATGCCGATGGGGAGATAGGCGGTGTAATGGTGCTTTGTCATGATGTTACCCAAAACCTTATAGCCCAAAAGCGGATGGAAGAAAGCGAGCAGCGCCTTCTTTCTGTAGTTGAAAGCGCTCCGTTCCCGATAGGTGTCTATGCCGGTCGCGAGATGCGGATCGTTATGGCCAACCGTTCCATCATGGAGGTATGGGGAAAAGGGAACGACATAATAGGCAAAACATATGCTGAAGTATTGCCCGAACTGGAAGGCACGGGGATCTACGGGCAACTGGATGGCGTTTATACTACAGGCATACCTTTCCATGCCAGGAACCAACGGGTAGACCTGGTAGTAGACGGCAGGCTGCAGCCTTTCTTTTTCAATTACAGCTTCACACCTTTATATAATGCCGATGGTACGATATATGGCGTAATGAACACCGCTGCCGAGGTGACCGACCTTAACCTGGCTAAACAAAAAGTAGAGCAGAGTGAAAGGAATTTCAGGAATATCATACTGCAGTCGCCGGTAGCCATGTGCCTGATGCTCGGGCCGGAGCATATAGTGGAAATTGCTAATGAAGCGATGATAGACCTTTGGGGTAAAGCGCCTGAAGAAGTGCTGTACAAGCCTATTTTTGAAGGGCTTCCCGATGTCCGTGACCAGGGGCTTGAACAGTTGCTTGACGAGGTATTCGCTACGGGGAAAACATTCAATGCCAATGAAATGCCTGTAAGCCTCATAAGGTTTGGCAAAACGGAAACAGTATACCAGAATTTTGTATACGAACCATACCGGGATGCCGACGGGTCTATACTCGGGATACTTGCGATTACTGTAGATGTATCGGCCCAGGTGCTGGCAAGGCACGAAATAGAGGATATCGTTACACAACGCACCCGCGAACTGGAAATAGCCAATAATGACCTACGCAGATCTAACGGGGAGCTGGCACAATTCGCCTACATTGCCTCACACGACCTACAGGAGCCTTTGCGTAAAATAAGCACGTTCGCACAAATGATTGAGTCGCGGTCGGGGAATAACCTTGATAGCCAGTCCCGTAATTATTTTGATAAGATAAAGAATTCCGCCAACCGGATGCAGACGCTGATACGCGATGTACTGACCTACTCTGAGTTAGTGAAGGATTCGGAAATATTCACGCCTACTGACCTGAACGAAGTGCTGAAAGATGTTATAACTGATTTCGAACTGCTCATCGAACAAAAAGGCGCCCTGATCACATTTGAAGACCTGCCGGTGATTGAAGCCATTCCGTTGCAGATGTCACAGCTCTTTGGCAACCTTATCAGCAATTCCCTCAAATTCGCACGTACCGATATACAGCCGACAATAAACATATCAGCAACTGTTATGACGGCAGCCGAAAAAGCGAAGAATGATTTCCAGCAAGAAGTATATTATAAAATAACCTTCAGGGATAATGGCATTGGTTTCCGTGAAGAATATGCCGACAAGATATTCAACATCTTTCAGAGGCTGCACGGAAAATCAGAATATGAAGGTACAGGGATTGGATTGGCTATGTGCAGGAAAATTGCCGTAAACCATAACGGCGGGCTAAATGCACACGGAAGCTCTGAAAATGGCGCGGTATTCAACCTGCTCATCCCTGAGAAGCACATCAGCAAGCCTTTGTAA